The Lolium rigidum isolate FL_2022 chromosome 1, APGP_CSIRO_Lrig_0.1, whole genome shotgun sequence region ATCGAATTCATGCCCCCATGATATAAAGTGATTTTTCATAACTCCACCTGAAAAGCTGTCATTTCTTTAGAACTTACAGTGGGTTTCACTTTGGCGTACACATGCTTAGCTATGCCTACTTATATAAGTTGAATTGTGGTACTGTTTTCAGTGGTGTTTCTTCTGCCTGAAGGAATGCCTGTTATATCGACATTAAAGATTTCAGTGGCTAGAAAGATAGGCAAGTTGAAGTAAAGCTATTAGGTGCAGTATTTAAACTGAAGTCAACTGGGCATGTGCACCCATAGACCATAGGCCCATAGCAGTTTAGTCTTTAAGCAAAGCTGTCACTTTGTTGCGGTCGCATTTTAAGCCAAGTCCACAGTATAATTACTGGTTGCTGCACATTTGCAGCAAAGAGAGGTTCATTTATCTATGAGGTTCATCCCTCTCTGGTTCATTGTTCTAACCAACTACCATGCTTCGTTGATCTGATCATGAGTATGCTTCAATTTAATCAACCAGCTTTAAATTCATAATGATTACTTGTATGGTTGTTTCCTTTATGGCCAATGTTTCTGTTGTTGGTAGGGATGGAGTACTTCGATGCTAGGCGTAAACCACATAATCTTGGGAAAGTTGTTGTGGCCCTGGTCCTCATAACACTCTGTATATTTGTTCTGAAGCAATCTCCTGTTTTTGGTGGGACTAGCGTGGTAAGATGTCCACTATCTCTTATCCTTTTTCCTCCAATCATATTCCTTTAATCTGCTTTTGTGTATTAGTTTTGCTCACGTCTCACAACATAAATTAAAGATCACATCCATCTACCTATAGGTATTGGCTCCCCAAACACCTTTCTGAGcttctttctcttttgttttcttgcTACACACTTCATCAAATAATCTATTTTAGTCTCAAGCAACTGTAAAAGTAACAGAAAAGCATATGATATGACTTGGGCTATGGAATACGTCCTTGTATAATCAACATAAAAAAAGATGAGAAGTATTCTGGTTTTTCCCACACACATCTTTACTTCTCCTCTTTGTAATGCTAGCAAACAGATGATGAAATTGACATCCTTCTAGACAATAGCCTTTGTTATCGCATGCAGTTTATGTTAGGTCATACATATTGAACTTCCATGACTGTTTGTTGCCACTTCTTGCCTTCTTGGTGATATTAGCTTGTATCCATGCGATGGTAGTTGAACAGCTAAGCCATCTGAATAAATCTGCCTACTTTTTCCTGTTGAAGAATATGATTAGGTGAATTTGCAGATGTAGATATATCATAAATCTGAAATGACATGTTAACAATCTAGCGCTTTTTTTTGTAAGACATTTAGTGTCTGTTGTTAAATGCAGTTAAAATGCATTGACTTTGTTCTGTAAAGTCATAATATAAAGTTGATGTACATATATAAATTTGAGTCATGGTGCATGTGGTGAAACTGTGGGTATGAAATCACCGGAGCTCAAGAAATTTTGTGAGTTATTAATACCAATTTAATTTGGTGTTAGACAAGAAAGTAAAGTGTGCATCAATTTCTGTTACTCACACTTTTCATCACTTCATGCATGGTCTGCTTATAGGACTATCATGGTATTCTTACATCTTCATTCACATAAATTTATAACTGTAAAAATACTAATTCTCGTGCATGCATCCTGCAGTTTTCTCGGCATGAACCTGGGGTTACCCATGTCTTAGTAACGGGAGGTGCTGGCTATATTGGTTCACATGCCTCATTGCGGCTGTTAAAGGACAACTATCGAGTTACCATTGTGGTAATTCAtttttttgtttgtgttgaatATCTGTTGTTATGTGGATCTTCATCCTTGATCCTTGATGATGAATTACATTTATTCTTGTAGGACAATCTTTCTAGAGGAAACAAGGGAGCAGTAAAGGTTCTCCAAGAATTGTTTCCGGAGCCTGGTAGACTTCAATTCATCTATGCAGATCTTGGGGATCAAAAATCGGTATCCTAATTTTATGCTTATAACACTACATACATGTACTCCCTTTGAATTATATATTAAAGTTCTTGTTTTTTACTTAACTGGACTCCAGGTCAACAAGATATTTGCTGAAAATGCATTTGATGCTGTGATGCACTTTGCTGCTGTTGCCTACGTGGGTGAGAGTACATTGGAACCCCTTAGGTAAGTCATTGCCTCATTGAGTTTGAGGGCCCCACTTACCTTGTTAAGCCCCCAAAACTTCTTTTGTTATTCACCAGGGGGTACTGTAGCATTTGATGATTTTGTAGTAAGTTCCTCAGATAATTCTTGTACTGATTTTACAGTCTCAATTACTTTGCAGGTATTATCACAATATTACATCGAACACCTTACTGATTTTGGAGGCTATGGCTTCTCATGGAGTCAAGACACTTATTTACTCTAGTACCTGTGCCACATATGGAGAACCGGAGAAGATGCCTATAATAGAAACTACACCTCAGGTTGTTACTCTTAAACCGGCTTATAGAAGAGGTGGTTATTTTACAAATGGAATGTTCTTGTTTCATCTTCGTATTGCTGAAAAGGCAAACCCAGGGCTGCTAATGAAATGTTTTATTATTTACCTTCGCTACTATTGGTCTCATGTAACCTGTCATATTTTTCATATATTTGTGGTATTATATTCCTAATTACTTTATACTGTACCTTGGTGTAGCTCCCAATTAAcccctatggaaaagccaagaaaaTGGCAGAGGACATCATACTAGATTTCTCGAAGAGAACAGATATGGCTGTCATGATTTTAAGGTGGATTGATTCTCGACTTGTACAAATTAGGAATTTAGCACAAAATTGATTTGGACTGACATGAAAACTTCTGTCTTAGATATTTCAATGTTATCGGATCAGACCCAGAGGGAAGACTAGGTGAGGCTCCTAGGCCTGAGCTACGAGAGCATGGAAGGATATCCGGGGCATGCTTTGATGCCGCATTAGGAATCCTTCCAGGATTGAAGGTACAGTTCTCTTGTATACTGTCTGTAGCAGGGTCCCTGGATAGTTTAGTCTATGTCCGCATATGAAGTTATCATTTATAAACATAATACTCATGCTT contains the following coding sequences:
- the LOC124689841 gene encoding probable UDP-arabinose 4-epimerase 3, whose protein sequence is MIPVNRRGTQPRAGMEYFDARRKPHNLGKVVVALVLITLCIFVLKQSPVFGGTSVFSRHEPGVTHVLVTGGAGYIGSHASLRLLKDNYRVTIVDNLSRGNKGAVKVLQELFPEPGRLQFIYADLGDQKSVNKIFAENAFDAVMHFAAVAYVGESTLEPLRYYHNITSNTLLILEAMASHGVKTLIYSSTCATYGEPEKMPIIETTPQLPINPYGKAKKMAEDIILDFSKRTDMAVMILRYFNVIGSDPEGRLGEAPRPELREHGRISGACFDAALGILPGLKVKGTDYPTADGTCIRDYIDVTDLVDAHVKALDKAEPSKVSIYNVGTGRGRSVKEFVDACKQATGVDIKVEYLSRRPGDYAEVFSDPTKINNELNWTAQHTNLKESLSVAWRWQKSHPRGYGTN